One genomic region from Fictibacillus marinisediminis encodes:
- a CDS encoding dual specificity protein phosphatase family protein: protein MVEMIPGKLYIGGLIRSEDWGFIQQNITAIINLRTTPDDPPFDFSGRVMIWAPLTVYYAPDIQWVVKMMNQMNQLLDSGYRILVHDTAGYQRLGFFITAFFMQRFNLERDQALAMVRQRKPDLDPPPNYMELLKSYGVYLKQQ from the coding sequence ATGGTAGAAATGATTCCAGGTAAACTGTATATTGGTGGTCTAATCAGGAGTGAAGATTGGGGATTTATTCAACAGAATATCACAGCCATTATTAACTTAAGAACAACTCCGGATGATCCTCCGTTTGACTTTTCTGGACGTGTAATGATTTGGGCTCCGTTGACGGTATATTATGCTCCGGATATCCAGTGGGTAGTAAAAATGATGAACCAAATGAACCAATTGCTTGATTCAGGGTACCGTATTCTCGTTCATGATACAGCTGGCTATCAGCGTTTGGGATTTTTTATAACCGCCTTTTTTATGCAGAGATTTAACCTAGAGCGTGATCAGGCACTTGCAATGGTGCGGCAAAGAAAACCTGATCTAGATCCCCCTCCAAATTACATGGAGCTATTAAAATCATATGGTGTTTATCTAAAACAACAATAA